The Bdellovibrio sp. ZAP7 DNA segment GAGTTGCACCTACAGTTGCACCCAAAACATCAGCAAGATCGTTCAACATTTTAAAGTTCGCAGCTTCTTTCAAACCACGACCACCAGAAACGATGATGTTTGCTTCCGTCAAATCCAACTTCTCTGAAGCGCCTTTGACAATTTCTTTGATCAAAGTTTTCAAATCAGTTGCTGCATTAGGGTTTTCAACAACACTTGCAGTTTTAGATGTGTCAGCAGCTTCAACTGGAAGTTGATTTGCACGCATCAAAACGATTTTGATAGGGCTGTTTTCAAAGTTAACAGTCGCAAATGCTTTACCAGAGTACATCGGTTTAACAGCAGTTACGTTGTCACCAGAGATAGTCAACTGAGTGCAATCACTTGCAACACCTGTATTCAGGCGAGCCGCAACACGTGGGAACAAATCCTTACCTGTTGAAGAAGCAGAAGCCAAGATGATGGAAGGTTGAACTTTGTTTACGATGGCAACGACATTTGCAGTGTAAGATTCTGGATTGTAAGAATCCAAAGCCGCGTCTTTCACAACATGAACTTCAGAAGCACCGTTGTGGCCGATAGCTGCAGTTACATCACCTGCGTGAGAACCGAATGTCACAGCAACTACTGTGTTGCCGGATTTCGCTGCCGCCTGCAAAAGCTCAATAGAGCTGCGTTTAAGTTTACCGTTTGTTTGTTCAGCAAAAACTAATACTTTACCCATTGCCAGCTCCTACAGAACCTTCGCTTCATCGCGAAGAAGTTTAACAAGCTCAGCTGCTTGTGCAGAAGAGTCGCCAGAAAGCATTTTAACCGCTGGTTTATCAGCTGGAAGTGTCATGCCAGAGTATTTTACTTTGATGTCAGTTGCAGGAATGTTCAAAGAAGAGAACTCGATCTCTTTGATCACCTTCTTCTTAGCTTTCATGATACCAGGAAGAGAAGCGTAACGAGGCATGTTCAAGCCTTTG contains these protein-coding regions:
- a CDS encoding electron transfer flavoprotein subunit alpha/FixB family protein encodes the protein MGKVLVFAEQTNGKLKRSSIELLQAAAKSGNTVVAVTFGSHAGDVTAAIGHNGASEVHVVKDAALDSYNPESYTANVVAIVNKVQPSIILASASSTGKDLFPRVAARLNTGVASDCTQLTISGDNVTAVKPMYSGKAFATVNFENSPIKIVLMRANQLPVEAADTSKTASVVENPNAATDLKTLIKEIVKGASEKLDLTEANIIVSGGRGLKEAANFKMLNDLADVLGATVGATRAVVDAGWVGHGMQVGQTGKTVAPTLYIAVGISGAIQHLAGMGSSKVIVAINNDANAPIFQKATYGIVGDAFDIVPKLTEEFKKALHH